From Halobacterium sp. R2-5, the proteins below share one genomic window:
- a CDS encoding metal-dependent transcriptional regulator — protein sequence MLSDVMEDYLKAVYALEREHGPPVKTSAIADYLDVTPPTVTSMVEKLEERGLLAREKYKGVELTPEGETVALEVLRHHRLLEAFLADHLDYSFDEVHDEADALEHHISEEFERRLARKLDDPTVDPHGDPIPGADLEPPEHPETAALADHEAGDRVVVAQVDDRNSEELRYLRDAGIEPGTELAVREHAPIGLFVVDVDGDDVHLPDRVAAAIRVRAVDAPAGEVTRP from the coding sequence ATGCTCTCCGACGTGATGGAGGACTACCTCAAGGCCGTCTACGCGCTCGAACGCGAGCACGGCCCGCCGGTGAAGACCTCCGCCATCGCCGACTACCTCGACGTCACGCCGCCGACAGTCACCAGCATGGTCGAAAAACTGGAAGAGCGCGGCCTCCTCGCCCGCGAGAAGTACAAGGGCGTCGAGCTCACGCCCGAGGGCGAAACCGTCGCGCTCGAAGTGCTGCGCCACCACCGGCTGCTGGAGGCGTTCCTCGCGGACCATCTCGACTACTCGTTCGACGAGGTCCACGACGAGGCCGACGCGCTCGAACACCACATCAGCGAGGAGTTCGAGCGCCGCCTCGCCCGGAAGCTCGACGACCCCACCGTCGACCCGCACGGCGACCCGATCCCCGGCGCGGACCTCGAGCCCCCGGAGCACCCCGAGACCGCCGCGCTCGCCGACCACGAAGCCGGCGACCGCGTCGTCGTCGCGCAGGTCGACGACCGCAACTCCGAGGAGTTGCGCTACCTGCGGGACGCCGGCATCGAGCCCGGCACCGAACTCGCCGTCCGCGAGCACGCGCCCATCGGACTCTTCGTCGTCGACGTCGACGGCGACGACGTCCACCTCCCGGACCGCGTCGCGGCCGCGATTCGCGTGCGCGCAGTCGACGCGCCCGCCGGCGAGGTGACGCGTCCGTGA
- a CDS encoding TMEM165/GDT1 family protein, giving the protein MTGFAELAAIAFAAQLAVLPGEKVQFIIAGLSTQYDPRVVVAAAATAFGIWTAIEIAVGSALQSALPGVYLDAFTGGLFFVFGVLLLRSMPADGNPGPMTSDGGIVSLGGRFEQATILGRDVPTYFGGFLPIFAMMFAGEFGDKTQLVTIGLAAQYGARPAIWAGEMAAIVPVSLLNAMFFARFSRSFDARRAHMAAAALFFFFAGDVALQLLFDVSVWEEIVGAVARALPATLLP; this is encoded by the coding sequence GTGACCGGCTTCGCGGAGCTCGCGGCCATCGCGTTCGCCGCACAGCTCGCGGTCCTCCCCGGCGAGAAAGTCCAGTTCATCATCGCGGGGCTGTCCACGCAGTACGACCCCCGCGTCGTCGTCGCCGCCGCGGCCACCGCGTTCGGCATCTGGACCGCAATCGAAATCGCCGTCGGGAGCGCGCTCCAGAGCGCACTCCCCGGCGTCTACCTCGACGCCTTCACCGGCGGGCTGTTCTTCGTCTTCGGGGTGCTGTTGTTGCGCTCGATGCCCGCCGACGGCAACCCCGGACCGATGACCAGCGACGGCGGCATCGTCTCGCTCGGCGGGCGCTTCGAGCAGGCCACGATTCTGGGCAGAGACGTCCCGACGTACTTCGGCGGCTTCCTCCCCATCTTCGCGATGATGTTCGCCGGCGAGTTCGGCGACAAGACCCAGCTGGTCACCATCGGGCTCGCAGCCCAGTACGGCGCCCGGCCCGCCATCTGGGCGGGCGAGATGGCCGCCATCGTCCCGGTCAGCCTGCTGAACGCGATGTTCTTCGCGCGGTTCTCCCGGAGCTTCGACGCCCGCCGCGCACACATGGCGGCGGCCGCCCTGTTCTTCTTCTTCGCGGGAGACGTCGCGCTCCAGTTGCTGTTCGACGTCTCCGTCTGGGAGGAAATCGTCGGCGCCGTCGCCCGCGCGCTCCCCGCCACGTTACTGCCGTAA
- a CDS encoding LysE family transporter: protein MFDALVSVAAGLVLGLSLAAPPGPMNAVIAEEAVTRGWRAGFSAGLGAMTADACFFVLALVGVVAFIEDAPTVKTLMVGVGGVLMLYYAYGAYRDAGSFSDADPAEGRGFRKAFVLALTNPYQVTWWLTAGVGLLNPGEISAFGLQLSAANGALTIAGFFAGILVWVAGFPASLRAAGERVDAFGTVVAYASAAVLALFGLTFLKTAAGL, encoded by the coding sequence GTGTTCGACGCGCTCGTCTCCGTCGCCGCCGGCCTCGTCCTCGGCCTCTCGCTGGCGGCGCCGCCCGGCCCGATGAACGCCGTCATCGCGGAGGAAGCCGTCACTCGGGGCTGGCGCGCCGGCTTCTCCGCGGGCCTCGGCGCGATGACCGCCGACGCGTGCTTCTTCGTGCTCGCGCTCGTCGGCGTCGTCGCGTTCATCGAGGACGCCCCCACCGTCAAGACGCTCATGGTCGGCGTCGGCGGCGTGCTGATGCTGTACTACGCGTACGGCGCCTACCGGGACGCCGGCTCGTTCTCCGACGCCGACCCCGCAGAGGGCCGCGGGTTCCGGAAGGCGTTCGTGCTCGCGCTCACCAACCCCTACCAGGTGACGTGGTGGCTGACCGCCGGCGTCGGCCTGCTCAACCCCGGCGAGATATCGGCGTTCGGCCTGCAGCTGTCCGCGGCGAACGGTGCGCTCACCATCGCGGGGTTCTTCGCCGGCATCCTCGTCTGGGTCGCGGGGTTCCCGGCGTCGCTGCGCGCGGCCGGCGAGCGCGTCGACGCGTTCGGCACCGTCGTCGCGTACGCCAGCGCGGCGGTGCTGGCGCTGTTCGGACTCACGTTCCTGAAAACGGCCGCGGGACTGTAG
- a CDS encoding HD domain-containing protein, with protein sequence MGVEIKESPVSEHQFDEMAAFVRDYLEASVENEDDGGRMRWYPWHSAEYRFTHIRNVVDIGERIASEEGADVDVVRVAALFHDIAKLEADQEEHADEGARIARKYLETHGDFAPSFVEQVCAAITDHSYQGDLSELPLETRCLIEADVLDKAGANGAALMLLRMGYEARTHVDAAEMIDRVLERGENAAERVESDTAESIAHQRIKRVRWFREWLEEEVPGMRE encoded by the coding sequence GTGGGCGTCGAGATAAAGGAGTCGCCGGTCTCCGAGCACCAGTTCGACGAGATGGCCGCGTTCGTCCGCGACTACCTCGAGGCGAGCGTCGAGAACGAGGACGACGGCGGCCGGATGCGGTGGTACCCGTGGCACTCCGCGGAGTACCGCTTCACGCACATCCGGAACGTCGTCGACATCGGCGAACGCATCGCCAGCGAGGAGGGCGCGGACGTCGACGTGGTCCGCGTCGCGGCGCTGTTCCACGACATCGCGAAGCTGGAAGCCGACCAGGAGGAACACGCCGATGAGGGCGCGCGTATCGCCCGGAAGTACCTGGAGACCCACGGCGACTTCGCGCCGTCGTTCGTCGAGCAGGTGTGTGCCGCCATCACCGACCACTCCTACCAGGGCGACCTCTCGGAGCTCCCGCTGGAGACGCGGTGTCTCATCGAGGCCGACGTCCTCGACAAGGCGGGCGCGAACGGCGCGGCACTCATGTTACTGCGGATGGGCTACGAGGCCCGCACGCACGTCGACGCCGCGGAGATGATCGACCGCGTGCTCGAACGCGGCGAGAACGCCGCCGAGCGCGTGGAGAGCGACACCGCCGAGTCCATCGCCCACCAGCGCATCAAGCGCGTGCGGTGGTTCCGGGAGTGGCTCGAAGAGGAAGTCCCCGGGATGCGCGAGTAG
- a CDS encoding response regulator, producing MTDEIRVLHVDDESGFAEMAGEFLEREDDRIEVVTASDADEGCAVLNEDDVDCVVSDFDMPGRNGIEFLEDVRSRNPDLPFILFTGKGSEEVASEAISAGATDYLQKEAGTDQYTILANRVLNYVDTARAKSHRQRQLDAIEAAEEGISILDADGEFIYVNEAYADLYGYDSQEMVGEHWEMLYPDEAVASVEDEVLPQVREEGTWSGQTTGVRADGETFVEDHTLAVTDDDELVCTVRDITEHRERGQALAALHDAATDLEAADTEDEVYDILVDAAEDILDFDLVAVDIHEGDALVQAAWSLDTDTEGYWEVTPLDEDTFATRAYRRQETIVADDLREYEITPADPEYRAALTTPLADIGTFQAVSRETGAFDATDRELAELLAGHAREALSRLESERRLRERTEELERQNERLEEFATIISHDLRTPLNVASGRLELAREGGDGEHLAAVAESLERMETLIEDTLTLAHEGQTVSDRERVAVADVARQCWERVGSEAATLDVVDEFAVRCDGDRLHRVFQNLFRNAVEHGSTDPDSQTRQDAVEHGSTVERNAQRSEDAVEHAGEGVTVRVGALDDADGFYVADDGPGIPTEEREKVFEHGYTNSEHGTGFGLPIVEEIADAHGWAVAVADGRGGGTRFEITGVEFADAVESRQA from the coding sequence ATGACCGACGAGATCCGCGTGCTCCACGTCGACGACGAGTCGGGGTTCGCGGAGATGGCGGGCGAGTTCCTCGAACGCGAGGACGACCGCATCGAGGTCGTGACCGCGTCGGACGCGGACGAAGGGTGTGCGGTGCTGAACGAGGACGACGTCGACTGCGTGGTCTCCGACTTCGACATGCCGGGGCGGAACGGCATCGAGTTCCTCGAGGACGTCCGCTCGCGGAACCCGGACCTCCCCTTCATCCTGTTCACGGGGAAGGGCAGCGAGGAAGTCGCCAGCGAGGCCATCTCCGCGGGCGCGACCGACTACCTCCAGAAGGAGGCGGGCACCGACCAGTACACGATTCTCGCGAACCGCGTGCTGAACTACGTGGACACGGCGCGCGCGAAGTCCCACCGCCAGCGCCAGCTCGACGCCATCGAGGCCGCCGAGGAGGGCATCAGCATCCTCGACGCGGACGGCGAGTTCATCTACGTGAACGAGGCGTACGCCGACCTCTACGGCTACGACTCTCAGGAGATGGTGGGCGAGCACTGGGAGATGCTGTACCCCGACGAGGCGGTGGCGAGCGTGGAGGACGAGGTCCTCCCGCAGGTCCGTGAGGAGGGGACGTGGAGCGGGCAGACGACGGGCGTCCGGGCGGACGGCGAGACGTTCGTCGAGGACCACACGCTGGCGGTGACCGACGACGACGAACTCGTCTGCACGGTGCGGGACATCACGGAGCACCGGGAGCGCGGCCAGGCGCTGGCGGCGCTGCACGACGCCGCGACGGACCTGGAGGCCGCGGACACGGAGGACGAGGTGTACGATATTCTCGTGGACGCGGCGGAGGACATCCTGGACTTCGACCTGGTAGCGGTGGACATCCACGAGGGCGACGCGCTGGTGCAGGCGGCGTGGTCGCTGGACACGGACACGGAGGGCTACTGGGAGGTGACGCCGCTGGACGAGGACACGTTCGCGACGCGTGCGTACCGGCGCCAGGAGACGATCGTCGCGGACGACCTCCGGGAGTACGAGATCACGCCCGCGGATCCCGAGTACCGGGCGGCCTTGACGACGCCCCTCGCGGACATCGGGACGTTCCAGGCGGTCTCTCGGGAGACGGGCGCGTTCGACGCGACGGACCGCGAGCTCGCCGAGCTGCTCGCGGGCCACGCGCGGGAGGCGCTGTCGCGGCTGGAGTCCGAGCGCCGGCTGCGCGAGCGAACCGAGGAGCTCGAACGCCAGAACGAGCGCTTAGAGGAGTTCGCCACCATCATCAGCCACGACCTCCGCACGCCGCTGAACGTGGCCTCGGGGCGGCTGGAGCTCGCTCGGGAGGGCGGCGACGGCGAGCACCTCGCGGCGGTCGCGGAGTCGCTGGAGCGCATGGAGACGCTCATCGAGGACACGCTCACGCTCGCCCACGAGGGCCAGACGGTGTCCGACCGTGAGCGGGTCGCGGTCGCGGACGTCGCCCGGCAGTGCTGGGAACGCGTCGGGAGCGAGGCTGCCACGCTCGATGTCGTCGACGAGTTCGCGGTCCGCTGCGACGGCGACCGCCTCCATCGGGTGTTCCAGAACCTCTTCCGGAACGCCGTGGAGCACGGCTCCACGGACCCTGACTCGCAGACTCGGCAGGATGCTGTCGAACACGGTTCGACAGTCGAACGGAACGCGCAGCGTTCCGAGGACGCCGTGGAGCACGCGGGCGAGGGCGTCACCGTCCGCGTCGGCGCGCTCGACGACGCCGACGGCTTCTACGTCGCGGACGACGGCCCCGGTATCCCCACCGAAGAGCGCGAGAAGGTGTTCGAGCACGGGTACACGAACAGCGAGCACGGCACCGGGTTCGGCCTGCCCATCGTGGAGGAGATCGCCGACGCGCACGGCTGGGCGGTCGCGGTGGCGGACGGGAGAGGTGGTGGGACGCGCTTCGAGATCACGGGCGTCGAATTCGCGGACGCGGTCGAATCGCGGCAGGCGTAG
- a CDS encoding HNH endonuclease signature motif containing protein has protein sequence MECPTCGKGLSTERGMRQHHTKVHDEPLPNRTCADCGTEFYDPKSRRTYCEDCYTQSGEKNGNYSGAKETTECEQCGDSFEYYPSNKDGVYCSTCVAEADGLLPHEESAVSNVEVECEHCGSTLERHPSRVDSTSYGSFCNLDCYGEWLSENVVGESHHQWEGGTFPYGSSWWKVRRAALERDNYECQNCGAGVEESGRKPDVHHIERVRDFENPADAHYLDNVICLCRSCHRRIEDGDATLPSRSS, from the coding sequence ATGGAGTGTCCGACCTGTGGCAAGGGGCTCTCGACCGAGCGGGGGATGCGCCAGCACCACACGAAGGTCCACGACGAACCGCTACCGAACCGAACGTGTGCGGACTGCGGTACCGAGTTCTACGACCCGAAGTCGCGTCGCACGTACTGCGAGGACTGTTACACCCAGTCAGGCGAGAAGAACGGGAACTACTCTGGCGCGAAAGAGACGACGGAATGCGAGCAGTGCGGCGACTCCTTCGAGTACTACCCCTCGAACAAGGACGGTGTGTACTGTTCGACGTGCGTTGCCGAGGCAGACGGACTACTACCACACGAGGAATCAGCCGTGTCGAACGTCGAAGTCGAGTGCGAGCACTGTGGTTCGACGCTAGAGAGACACCCGTCGCGCGTCGATTCAACGTCCTACGGTTCGTTCTGTAATCTCGACTGCTACGGCGAGTGGCTGTCGGAGAACGTCGTCGGGGAATCTCATCATCAATGGGAAGGTGGCACGTTCCCATACGGGTCCTCGTGGTGGAAAGTGCGGCGGGCAGCGTTAGAGCGTGACAACTACGAGTGCCAAAATTGTGGTGCGGGGGTCGAAGAGTCAGGTCGGAAGCCGGACGTTCACCACATCGAGCGCGTTCGTGATTTCGAGAATCCAGCGGACGCTCACTACTTGGACAACGTAATCTGTCTCTGTCGTTCCTGCCACCGTCGTATCGAGGACGGCGACGCGACTCTTCCCTCACGAAGTTCGTAA
- a CDS encoding metal-dependent transcriptional regulator, with amino-acid sequence MNTADQYLKTIFLVQQLEDGPAATGELADRLGVSPASVNEMVGKLEDRGLVAHEKYKGATVTDDGEARAREALQTYCILERFLANVLDVDDFRAEARQLEPVIDETVADRLDMIIDREPECPECFDAEDDACGLLAEDRIEADD; translated from the coding sequence GTGAACACTGCCGACCAGTACCTGAAGACGATCTTCCTCGTCCAGCAGCTCGAGGACGGCCCGGCGGCGACCGGCGAGCTCGCCGACCGCCTCGGCGTCAGCCCCGCGAGCGTCAACGAGATGGTGGGGAAACTCGAGGACCGCGGGCTCGTCGCCCACGAGAAGTACAAGGGCGCGACCGTCACGGACGACGGCGAAGCCCGCGCTCGCGAGGCGCTGCAGACGTACTGCATCCTCGAGCGCTTCCTCGCGAACGTCCTCGACGTCGACGACTTCCGCGCGGAAGCCCGCCAGCTCGAGCCCGTCATCGACGAGACGGTCGCCGACCGCCTCGACATGATCATCGACCGCGAGCCCGAGTGCCCGGAGTGCTTCGACGCCGAGGACGACGCCTGCGGCCTACTCGCCGAGGACCGCATCGAGGCCGACGACTGA
- a CDS encoding ferritin-like domain-containing protein — MSTVAARVDSDDQLARLLQIGIVLEEVVEARAHRHYQSLPEDERDDAIEALLSAASEESAEHRRQLEELVAALDADSIPFEDVKDLVAQSYGQTGPEDFDGVLYDQLHGEETAYKFYDDLVDAVESGSASFGVDREELLAVLREIRHAEAEGVEEVAKLMEARA, encoded by the coding sequence GTGAGCACGGTCGCGGCACGCGTCGACTCCGACGACCAGCTCGCCCGCCTCCTCCAGATCGGCATCGTGTTAGAGGAGGTCGTCGAGGCGCGCGCGCACCGCCACTACCAGTCGCTGCCCGAGGACGAGCGCGACGACGCCATCGAGGCGCTGCTCTCGGCGGCCAGCGAGGAGTCCGCCGAGCACCGCCGGCAGCTCGAAGAGCTCGTCGCGGCCCTCGACGCCGACAGCATCCCCTTCGAGGACGTCAAGGACCTGGTCGCGCAGAGCTACGGCCAGACCGGTCCGGAGGACTTCGACGGCGTGCTCTACGACCAGCTCCACGGCGAGGAGACCGCGTACAAGTTCTACGACGACCTCGTGGACGCCGTCGAGTCCGGCTCCGCGTCGTTCGGCGTCGACCGCGAGGAACTGCTGGCGGTGCTCCGCGAGATTCGCCACGCGGAGGCCGAGGGCGTCGAAGAAGTCGCGAAACTGATGGAGGCCCGCGCATGA
- the sufD gene encoding Fe-S cluster assembly protein SufD, whose amino-acid sequence MSTQLHTDISEATVRQLADERDEPEWLLQTRLDALDALEDLDYPSVIETPGRKWTHLEELDFEALVDPLGQTEEKDQVGPDNVEIASFHDALQDDDLAELVEEHFGSVVGPQENRLTALSTALFTTGTVVHVPEGVDAEDVTIRTSMTSRSLFNYTLVVTEKNASVTILERQDTADDAADAPDGRYYSGIVEVDAGENSYVQYGSLQDFDEDTYNYTVKRGDADTYSTVNWIEGNLGSRLTKTAVTTNLNGDSSETSIVGAFFGHEDQHFDLESKVYHRAEHTTADLVTRGVIDDEARSVYEGVQDVGADAWDTSSYQRENTLMLSDDSEADASPKLIINNHDTEASHSATVGQIDSEDLFYMRNRGLPEQEATDMLVEGFFVPVLEEVEVEELREDLQQRIHERLQ is encoded by the coding sequence ATGAGCACGCAACTGCACACGGACATCAGCGAAGCGACGGTACGGCAGCTCGCCGACGAGCGCGACGAGCCCGAGTGGCTGCTCCAGACCCGCCTGGACGCCCTCGACGCGCTCGAGGACCTCGACTACCCGAGCGTCATCGAGACGCCCGGCCGGAAGTGGACGCACCTCGAAGAACTCGACTTCGAGGCGCTCGTCGACCCGCTCGGCCAGACCGAGGAGAAAGACCAGGTCGGCCCGGACAACGTCGAGATCGCGTCGTTCCACGACGCCCTGCAGGACGACGACCTCGCCGAGCTCGTCGAAGAGCACTTCGGCAGCGTCGTCGGCCCGCAGGAGAACCGCCTCACGGCCCTGTCGACGGCGCTGTTCACGACCGGTACGGTCGTCCACGTGCCCGAGGGCGTCGACGCCGAGGACGTGACGATTCGGACGTCGATGACCTCCCGGTCGCTGTTCAACTACACGCTCGTCGTCACCGAGAAGAACGCCTCCGTGACGATTCTGGAGCGGCAGGACACGGCCGACGACGCCGCCGACGCGCCCGACGGCCGGTACTACTCCGGCATCGTCGAGGTCGACGCGGGCGAGAACTCGTACGTCCAGTACGGCAGCCTGCAGGACTTCGACGAGGACACGTACAACTACACCGTCAAGCGCGGCGACGCCGACACCTACAGCACGGTCAACTGGATCGAGGGGAACCTCGGCAGCCGGCTGACGAAGACCGCCGTCACCACGAACCTGAACGGCGACTCCAGCGAGACGAGCATCGTCGGCGCGTTCTTCGGCCACGAGGACCAGCACTTCGACCTCGAGTCGAAGGTCTACCACCGCGCCGAGCACACGACCGCCGACCTCGTCACGCGCGGCGTCATCGACGACGAGGCGCGCTCCGTCTACGAGGGCGTCCAGGACGTCGGCGCCGACGCGTGGGACACCTCCAGCTACCAGCGCGAGAACACCCTGATGTTGAGCGACGACAGCGAGGCCGACGCCTCCCCGAAGCTCATCATCAACAACCACGACACGGAGGCCAGCCACTCCGCGACTGTCGGTCAGATCGACAGCGAGGACCTGTTCTACATGCGGAACCGCGGCCTCCCCGAGCAGGAAGCCACCGACATGCTCGTCGAGGGCTTCTTCGTCCCCGTCCTCGAGGAGGTCGAGGTCGAGGAGCTCCGCGAGGACCTCCAGCAGCGCATCCACGAGCGCCTCCAGTAA
- the sufB gene encoding Fe-S cluster assembly protein SufB, which translates to MSSDQDHLEETDTEARFEFKKEEKSAFKSEKGLTEETIRLISEDKDEPDWMLERRLRALEQYKKMPMPTGWPGQPDLSELDVEEIIPYIRPDVDKRAGADNWEDLPDEIQDTFEQLGIPEAEREALSGVGAQYESEVVYQNMQERWEEKGVVFCNMDEAVQEHEELVKEHFMTKCVPPSDNKFAALHGAVWSGGSFVYVPEDVTVNMPVQAYFRMNSEGMGQFEHTLIIAEEGSEVHYIEGCSAPKYGTHNLHSGGVEVFVKEDAHVQYSTVQNWSKNTFNLNTKRAIVEENGTMEWVSGSMGSKATMLYPSSILKGRGATANQISIAFAGEGQDIDTGAKVYHNAPDTASTIESKSISKDGGRTNYRGLVHIADGAEDSSTSVECDALMFDNESTSDTMPYMEINESKVDVAHEATVGKIGDEDVFYLQSRGLDDDDAKQMIVAGFIEPITEELPIEYAVELNRLIELEMEGSLG; encoded by the coding sequence ATGAGCTCAGACCAAGACCACTTAGAAGAAACCGACACCGAGGCCCGATTCGAATTCAAGAAGGAGGAGAAGTCCGCCTTCAAGTCCGAGAAGGGGCTCACCGAGGAGACCATCCGACTCATCTCCGAGGACAAGGACGAGCCCGACTGGATGCTCGAGCGGCGCCTCCGCGCCCTCGAGCAGTACAAGAAGATGCCGATGCCGACCGGCTGGCCGGGCCAGCCCGACCTCTCGGAGCTCGACGTCGAGGAGATCATCCCGTACATCCGTCCCGACGTCGACAAGCGCGCCGGCGCGGACAACTGGGAGGACCTCCCGGACGAGATCCAGGACACGTTCGAACAGCTGGGCATCCCCGAGGCCGAGCGCGAGGCGCTCTCCGGCGTCGGCGCCCAGTACGAGTCCGAGGTCGTCTACCAGAACATGCAGGAGCGCTGGGAGGAGAAGGGCGTCGTCTTCTGCAACATGGACGAGGCCGTCCAGGAGCACGAGGAGCTCGTCAAGGAGCACTTCATGACGAAGTGCGTCCCCCCGAGCGACAACAAGTTCGCGGCGCTCCACGGCGCCGTCTGGTCCGGCGGCAGCTTCGTCTACGTCCCCGAGGACGTGACGGTGAACATGCCCGTGCAGGCGTACTTCCGGATGAACTCCGAGGGCATGGGCCAGTTCGAGCACACGCTCATCATCGCCGAGGAGGGCAGTGAGGTCCACTACATCGAGGGCTGTTCGGCCCCGAAGTACGGCACCCACAACCTCCACTCCGGCGGCGTCGAAGTGTTCGTCAAGGAGGACGCCCACGTGCAGTACTCGACCGTGCAGAACTGGTCGAAGAACACGTTCAACCTCAACACGAAGCGCGCCATCGTCGAGGAGAACGGCACCATGGAGTGGGTCTCCGGTTCCATGGGGTCGAAGGCGACGATGCTGTACCCGTCCTCGATTCTGAAGGGACGGGGCGCGACCGCGAACCAGATCTCCATCGCGTTCGCGGGCGAGGGCCAGGACATCGACACCGGCGCGAAGGTCTACCACAACGCGCCCGACACCGCGTCGACCATCGAGTCCAAGTCCATCAGCAAGGACGGCGGCCGCACGAACTACCGCGGCCTCGTCCACATCGCCGACGGCGCCGAGGACTCCTCGACGTCCGTGGAGTGCGACGCGCTGATGTTCGACAACGAGTCCACCAGCGACACCATGCCGTACATGGAGATCAACGAGTCGAAGGTGGACGTCGCCCACGAGGCGACCGTCGGGAAGATCGGCGACGAGGACGTCTTCTACCTCCAGAGCCGCGGCCTCGACGACGACGACGCCAAGCAGATGATCGTCGCGGGCTTCATCGAGCCCATCACGGAGGAACTGCCCATCGAGTACGCGGTCGAGCTCAACCGCCTCATCGAACTCGAGATGGAGGGGAGCCTCGGATAA
- a CDS encoding ABC transporter ATP-binding protein, whose amino-acid sequence MATLELKNVHAKVAEEGGEEILEGVDLEIPSGEIHALMGPNGSGKSTTSKIIAGHPAYEVTEGEVLLHLEDDDFDDLEVVPEDAETWDLLELEPNERAALGIYLGFQYPAEIEGVTLVNFLRTALNAKLEEREELLFGEDEEEDDEDAGYETSPMEGPADEGDVGVAEFQEMLSEKMELLDMDESFANRYLNAGFSGGEKKQNEVLQAAILEPSIAVLDEIDSGLDIDRLQDVAKGINALRDEQDTGILQITHYQRILDYVEPDRVHIMLDGEVVMEGDAELAEKLEDKGYDWVREQVYETA is encoded by the coding sequence ATGGCTACGCTCGAACTCAAAAACGTACACGCGAAAGTCGCAGAAGAGGGCGGTGAAGAGATTCTCGAGGGCGTCGACCTCGAAATCCCGTCGGGCGAAATCCACGCTCTGATGGGCCCGAACGGCTCGGGCAAGTCCACGACGTCGAAGATCATCGCCGGCCACCCGGCCTACGAGGTCACCGAGGGCGAAGTGCTGCTCCACCTCGAAGACGACGACTTCGACGACCTCGAAGTGGTCCCGGAGGACGCCGAGACGTGGGATCTCCTCGAACTGGAGCCGAACGAGCGCGCCGCGCTCGGCATCTACCTCGGCTTCCAGTACCCCGCGGAAATCGAAGGCGTCACGCTCGTGAACTTCCTCCGCACCGCGCTCAACGCGAAGCTCGAAGAGCGCGAGGAGCTGCTCTTCGGTGAGGACGAGGAAGAAGACGACGAGGACGCGGGCTACGAGACCTCCCCGATGGAGGGGCCCGCCGACGAGGGCGACGTCGGCGTCGCCGAGTTCCAGGAGATGCTCTCCGAGAAGATGGAGCTCCTCGACATGGACGAGTCCTTCGCGAACCGCTACCTCAACGCCGGCTTCTCCGGCGGCGAGAAGAAGCAGAACGAGGTCCTCCAGGCCGCCATCCTCGAGCCGTCGATCGCCGTCCTCGACGAGATCGACTCCGGGCTCGACATCGACCGCCTGCAGGACGTCGCGAAGGGCATCAACGCGCTCCGCGACGAACAGGACACGGGTATCCTCCAGATCACCCACTACCAGCGCATCCTCGACTACGTCGAACCCGACCGCGTCCACATCATGCTCGACGGCGAAGTCGTCATGGAGGGCGACGCAGAGCTCGCCGAGAAGCTCGAAGACAAGGGGTACGACTGGGTGCGCGAGCAGGTCTACGAGACCGCGTAA
- a CDS encoding DJ-1/PfpI family protein gives MTGKNLLMVVGDFGEDLEIMVPFQALQAVGHEVDAVCPEKEAGDSVKTAIHDFRGDQTYLEERGHDFELTATLEEVDPADYDGLVVPGGRAPEYLRTYDEVIETVRHFFEEDKPVATLCHGPQILAAADVLDGYEMTSYPAVRAECEGAGCTWVDEVTTDGNLVTAQAWPDHPEWIAQFLDLLGTEVQHGEEVPADD, from the coding sequence ATGACTGGCAAGAACCTGCTGATGGTTGTCGGCGACTTCGGCGAGGACCTCGAGATCATGGTACCGTTCCAGGCGCTGCAGGCGGTCGGCCACGAGGTCGACGCCGTCTGCCCCGAGAAGGAAGCGGGCGACAGCGTGAAGACCGCGATCCACGACTTCCGCGGCGACCAGACGTACCTCGAAGAGCGCGGCCACGACTTTGAGTTGACCGCGACCCTCGAGGAGGTCGACCCGGCGGACTACGACGGTCTCGTGGTGCCGGGCGGTCGGGCACCGGAGTACCTGCGGACGTACGACGAGGTCATCGAGACGGTCCGGCACTTCTTCGAGGAGGACAAGCCCGTGGCGACGCTGTGCCACGGTCCGCAGATTCTGGCCGCTGCGGACGTGCTAGACGGCTACGAGATGACGTCGTATCCCGCGGTGCGAGCGGAGTGTGAGGGCGCCGGCTGCACGTGGGTCGACGAGGTGACGACGGACGGAAACCTCGTGACTGCGCAGGCGTGGCCGGACCACCCCGAGTGGATCGCCCAGTTCCTCGACCTGCTCGGGACGGAAGTGCAACACGGCGAGGAGGTTCCCGCCGACGACTGA